The proteins below come from a single Gordonia sp. X0973 genomic window:
- a CDS encoding cold-shock protein: MPTGKVKWYDPEKGFGFLSQPDGEDVYVRSSALPDGVESLKPGQRVEFGMAAGRRGPQALSVTVLEPAPSVAKNTREAARERDDVKRHSPDELHGMVADLITLLEGKVQPALRQGRYPDRKTSQRIAEVVRAVARELDHH; encoded by the coding sequence GTGCCGACCGGCAAGGTGAAGTGGTACGACCCCGAGAAGGGATTCGGATTCCTCTCGCAGCCCGACGGGGAGGACGTCTACGTCCGCTCGTCGGCGCTGCCGGACGGGGTGGAGTCGCTCAAGCCGGGGCAGCGCGTCGAGTTCGGCATGGCCGCCGGCCGCCGCGGCCCGCAGGCGTTGAGCGTCACCGTGCTCGAACCCGCGCCCAGCGTCGCGAAGAACACCCGCGAGGCGGCGCGCGAGCGCGACGACGTCAAGCGGCACTCTCCCGACGAGTTGCACGGCATGGTCGCCGACCTCATCACCCTGCTCGAGGGCAAGGTGCAACCGGCGCTGCGGCAGGGCCGCTACCCCGACCGCAAGACCTCGCAGCGCATCGCCGAGGTCGTCCGCGCCGTGGCGCGCGAACTCGACCACCACTGA
- a CDS encoding NCS2 family permease, with product MRGGIVTFFTMAYIVVLNPIILGGHPGKPINADIHGDVLPMAAVAAVTALVAGVMCVVFGVVANYPFAFAAGLGVNSLLAVSVTTQVTWPEAMGLVVLNGVIIVALAVTGFRTAVFNAVPAELKAAITAGIGVFIAFIGFVNAGFVQRVPDAAHTTVPVRLGESGSISTWPVFVFAVGLLLMGVLTVRKVPGGLLIGIVLTTVLAIVVQAVRPSRWALNAPELPHSVGGLPDLSLIGKVDLFGAFTEHGSASHVIAAPAIGASILLFSIVLANFFDAMGTMTGLGEEAGLADENGTLPGIGKALVVEGTGAIAGGLGSASSNTVFVESASGIAEGARTGFANLVTGALFLAAMFFTPLYQVVPLEAVAPALVIVGALMIGQIRTIDLTRFEYALPAFLTIVAMPFTYSIANGIGLGFISWVVLATARGKAREVHPILWAVAVVFVVYFARAPIQELLT from the coding sequence ATGCGGGGCGGGATCGTCACCTTCTTCACGATGGCCTACATCGTCGTGTTGAACCCGATCATCCTCGGCGGTCACCCCGGCAAGCCGATCAACGCGGACATCCACGGCGACGTGCTGCCGATGGCGGCGGTCGCCGCGGTCACCGCACTCGTCGCCGGGGTGATGTGCGTGGTCTTCGGCGTGGTGGCGAACTATCCGTTCGCCTTCGCCGCCGGACTGGGCGTCAACAGCCTCCTCGCGGTGAGCGTGACCACCCAGGTCACCTGGCCGGAGGCGATGGGCCTGGTGGTCCTCAACGGCGTCATCATCGTCGCGCTCGCGGTGACGGGCTTCCGCACCGCGGTGTTCAACGCCGTGCCCGCCGAACTCAAGGCCGCGATCACCGCCGGCATCGGCGTGTTCATCGCGTTCATCGGATTCGTCAACGCCGGGTTCGTGCAACGGGTCCCCGACGCCGCCCACACGACGGTGCCGGTCCGCCTCGGCGAATCCGGATCGATCTCGACCTGGCCGGTCTTCGTCTTCGCGGTCGGACTCCTGTTGATGGGGGTGCTGACCGTGCGCAAGGTGCCCGGCGGCCTGCTGATCGGCATCGTCCTCACCACGGTGTTGGCGATCGTCGTCCAAGCGGTCCGCCCGAGCCGCTGGGCCCTCAACGCCCCGGAACTGCCGCATTCGGTCGGCGGCCTGCCCGACCTCTCCCTGATCGGCAAGGTGGACCTGTTCGGCGCGTTCACCGAGCACGGCTCCGCGTCGCACGTCATCGCGGCACCGGCCATCGGCGCGTCGATCCTGCTGTTCAGCATCGTGCTCGCCAACTTCTTCGACGCGATGGGCACCATGACCGGGCTCGGCGAGGAGGCCGGACTCGCCGACGAGAACGGGACGCTGCCCGGGATCGGGAAGGCACTGGTCGTGGAGGGCACCGGCGCCATCGCCGGCGGCCTGGGCTCGGCGTCGTCGAACACCGTGTTCGTCGAGTCGGCGTCGGGGATCGCCGAAGGCGCGCGGACCGGATTCGCGAACCTGGTGACCGGAGCATTGTTCCTCGCGGCGATGTTCTTCACGCCGCTCTACCAGGTGGTGCCACTCGAGGCCGTCGCCCCGGCGCTGGTGATCGTCGGCGCGCTGATGATCGGGCAGATCCGGACCATCGACCTGACCCGCTTCGAATACGCCCTGCCCGCCTTCCTGACCATCGTGGCCATGCCGTTCACCTACTCCATCGCCAACGGCATCGGCCTGGGCTTCATCAGCTGGGTGGTGCTGGCGACCGCGCGGGGCAAAGCGCGCGAAGTCCACCCGATCCTGTGGGCGGTGGCCGTGGTGTTCGTCGTCTACTTCGCCCGCGCCCCGATCCAGGAGCTGTTGACCTGA
- a CDS encoding DUF2771 family protein, translated as MNLTSSEKKTIALIGAAVLLYGALIVGAAALWASRTTVDERPFAELSTSGKQFARAYPTVLCDYEKKHCDGDFLRVDPNRVTRFPVPIGQTLSIRLSDEVSGDPWSIIAQYVTPNGSQLLLKNFAPKTGTQILRLASTRTHVLINVQINLPAKLLVRDSDYELATRGLIAVNTIPEGEKALLDAYDKAATGKEPKQRQVDDVTEFTTLR; from the coding sequence GTGAACCTCACCTCGTCGGAAAAGAAGACCATCGCGCTGATCGGCGCCGCCGTGCTCCTCTACGGCGCGCTCATCGTCGGCGCGGCCGCCCTGTGGGCGTCGCGCACCACCGTCGACGAACGGCCCTTCGCCGAGCTGTCGACGAGCGGAAAGCAGTTCGCCCGGGCTTACCCGACCGTGCTGTGCGACTACGAGAAGAAGCACTGCGACGGCGACTTCCTGCGGGTCGACCCGAACCGTGTGACCCGGTTCCCGGTCCCGATCGGGCAGACCCTGTCCATCCGGTTGTCCGACGAGGTCTCCGGCGACCCCTGGTCGATCATCGCGCAGTACGTCACGCCGAACGGATCGCAGCTGCTACTCAAGAACTTCGCGCCCAAGACCGGGACGCAGATTCTGCGCCTGGCGTCGACGCGCACCCACGTGTTGATCAACGTGCAGATCAACCTGCCGGCCAAGCTGCTGGTCCGCGACTCCGACTACGAGTTGGCCACCCGCGGACTCATCGCCGTGAACACCATCCCCGAGGGGGAGAAGGCGCTGTTGGACGCCTATGACAAGGCGGCGACCGGCAAGGAGCCCAAGCAGCGGCAGGTGGACGACGTCACCGAATTCACGACGTTGCGCTGA
- a CDS encoding transglycosylase family protein produces MSGRHRKQTTSSTSKTIAKVALTSAVIGGGAALINGATANAATDAEWDHVAACESGGNWAINTGNGYQGGLQFSPSTWAAHGGTRYAPTADQATKEQQIAIAEHVLATQGRGAWPVCGTGLSSATPRDPGTSPLKLKKKQKEATALKQTPKAKSDKDVRDQVDGVVKAREKKGQIDPTVANIWNAAKASGYKLDQGQVDLYNKHKGQLPGVN; encoded by the coding sequence ATGTCCGGACGTCATCGCAAGCAGACGACCTCTTCGACCTCCAAGACCATCGCCAAGGTGGCTCTCACCTCTGCCGTCATCGGCGGCGGCGCTGCCCTCATCAACGGTGCGACGGCCAACGCGGCCACCGACGCCGAGTGGGACCACGTCGCGGCCTGTGAGTCGGGCGGCAACTGGGCCATCAACACCGGCAACGGCTACCAGGGCGGCCTGCAGTTCTCGCCGAGCACCTGGGCGGCCCACGGCGGCACCCGCTACGCCCCCACCGCCGATCAGGCCACCAAGGAGCAGCAGATCGCGATCGCCGAGCACGTGCTCGCGACCCAGGGCCGTGGCGCCTGGCCGGTCTGCGGCACCGGGCTCTCCAGTGCGACTCCTCGCGACCCCGGCACCTCGCCGCTGAAGCTGAAGAAGAAGCAAAAAGAGGCCACCGCGCTGAAGCAGACCCCCAAGGCCAAGAGCGACAAGGACGTTCGCGACCAGGTCGACGGCGTCGTGAAGGCCCGCGAGAAGAAGGGCCAGATCGACCCGACCGTCGCCAACATCTGGAATGCCGCCAAGGCGAGCGGCTACAAGTTGGACCAGGGTCAGGTCGACCTCTACAACAAGCACAAGGGCCAGCTGCCCGGCGTCAACTGA
- a CDS encoding phosphatase PAP2 family protein, whose translation MILAEPPIDRGMLDLAVDIRSGFWTSVAEALSWLGSISVLTVIVIAASAVFAAFGRWRSAAAVLFGSWSAYWLMIGLKALFDRDRPPVSARLIHASHQSMPSGHAMMSLVVFGLIAACLYRSSGWIRQHPDVLMLAPVLSLAIGVSRVYLGVHWFTDVVIGWVLGAAWVALVVWVAHLGQPDTRVKFA comes from the coding sequence ATGATCCTCGCCGAACCCCCGATCGACCGCGGGATGCTCGACCTCGCCGTCGACATCCGCTCCGGATTCTGGACCTCGGTCGCCGAGGCACTGAGCTGGCTCGGCTCCATCTCGGTGCTGACCGTGATCGTGATCGCGGCCAGTGCGGTGTTCGCCGCCTTCGGCCGCTGGCGGTCGGCGGCGGCCGTCCTGTTCGGATCGTGGTCGGCTTATTGGCTGATGATCGGGCTCAAGGCCCTGTTCGACCGGGACCGCCCGCCGGTATCGGCCCGTCTGATCCACGCCTCCCACCAGTCGATGCCGTCGGGCCACGCGATGATGAGCCTGGTGGTGTTCGGGTTGATCGCCGCCTGTCTCTACCGGTCGTCGGGCTGGATCCGCCAGCATCCCGACGTCCTGATGCTCGCACCCGTGCTGAGCCTCGCGATCGGCGTGAGCCGGGTCTATCTGGGCGTGCATTGGTTCACCGACGTGGTGATCGGCTGGGTGCTCGGCGCGGCCTGGGTGGCCCTGGTCGTCTGGGTGGCGCACCTCGGTCAGCCGGACACCCGGGTAAAGTTTGCCTAA
- a CDS encoding DUF3027 domain-containing protein — MSLTAQIDLLRAAVDLARAAIVTDGGEPGDHIEAVVEDDNSVAHYFTADVPGYRGWRWCAVVAAASDDDGPDGVTVSEVVLLPGDGALLAPAWVPWSERLAAGDLGPGDQLAAETDDPRLVPNQVDGGDAEALDGEIGLGRKRVLSREGRDDAAQRWYDGEYGPASAMAQAARHNCADCGFYLPLAGALRQAFGVCANEYSADGHVVSAEYGCGAHSDVVARPSVSTPLFDPYDDGVLEVFAAAE, encoded by the coding sequence GTGAGTCTCACAGCCCAGATTGACTTGCTCCGCGCGGCCGTTGACCTGGCCCGGGCCGCCATCGTGACCGATGGCGGTGAGCCCGGCGACCACATCGAGGCCGTCGTGGAGGACGACAACTCCGTCGCGCACTACTTCACCGCGGACGTGCCCGGCTACCGCGGGTGGCGCTGGTGCGCCGTCGTGGCGGCGGCGTCGGATGACGACGGCCCGGACGGGGTGACGGTCAGCGAAGTGGTGTTGCTACCCGGCGACGGCGCCCTGCTGGCCCCCGCCTGGGTGCCGTGGTCGGAACGACTCGCCGCGGGCGACCTGGGTCCCGGCGACCAGCTGGCCGCGGAGACCGACGACCCGCGCCTGGTGCCCAACCAGGTCGACGGCGGTGACGCCGAGGCCCTCGACGGCGAGATCGGCCTGGGCCGCAAGCGGGTGCTGAGCCGGGAGGGTCGCGACGACGCCGCCCAGCGCTGGTACGACGGCGAATACGGCCCGGCGTCGGCGATGGCGCAGGCCGCGCGGCACAACTGCGCCGACTGCGGCTTCTACCTGCCGTTGGCCGGTGCCCTGCGGCAGGCCTTCGGCGTCTGCGCCAACGAGTATTCCGCCGACGGCCACGTGGTCTCGGCCGAGTACGGCTGTGGTGCGCACTCGGACGTGGTGGCCCGCCCCTCCGTCTCGACGCCGCTATTCGATCCGTATGACGACGGCGTCCTCGAGGTGTTCGCCGCGGCGGAGTGA
- a CDS encoding MFS transporter, which translates to MSLGRRPRSGRTHPGARNYPTPGDPATPDVETAYLNDAHATQNPHLPPLGPTPTPSTEPFDRPTYPDEQVKPGLTRRAARGGKRLTSRGINTIARAATADGADRSGLTALTIPVVANAAVDAAMAVALANTLFFAAASGSEGKVGLYLLLTIAPFALIAPLIGPLLDKLQHGRRIAMAGTFVARAVLAVLIITNYEWNTATQQLEYDPWILYPCALGLLVMSKSFGVLKSAVTPRVVPPSIDLVRVNSRLTTFALIGGTMVGGALAAAFEMLLGTWLPMHWPGGMILLIVIACAGAYFCMKIPSWVEVTAGEIPTTLTYREQPKPEISARERARRAGALISKTIRQPLGRNVVTGLWGNATIRILTGFLTLFVAFYARNQHDLDGWKQMAMLGAVGAAAGVGNVVGNGAGTRLRLTNPPQITVWVVAACLVSSVVTVILPSLITATITAFIASGGSAIGKVCVDSSIQSDLPEASRASAFGRSETVLQLGWVFGATLGVLIAKTTMQIGFGAVSALLALGLAQTFLTSRGRTLIPGFGGGHRPEVAPPTMATEVMHRDPAPRSRPHTPPERHPQPPGPTNAPTRRFGPGAP; encoded by the coding sequence GTGAGTCTAGGCAGGCGCCCGAGGTCGGGTCGTACCCATCCCGGCGCGCGGAACTATCCGACGCCCGGCGATCCGGCGACCCCCGACGTCGAGACCGCCTACCTGAACGACGCGCATGCGACGCAGAATCCGCACCTCCCGCCGCTGGGCCCGACGCCGACACCGTCGACCGAGCCCTTCGACAGGCCGACGTACCCCGACGAGCAGGTCAAGCCCGGTCTCACCCGACGGGCGGCCCGCGGCGGCAAGCGCCTGACGAGTCGGGGCATCAACACCATCGCCCGGGCGGCCACCGCCGACGGTGCCGATCGCTCCGGGCTCACCGCGCTGACCATTCCCGTCGTCGCCAACGCTGCGGTGGACGCCGCCATGGCCGTCGCCCTGGCCAACACCCTGTTCTTCGCCGCGGCCAGCGGGTCGGAGGGCAAGGTCGGGCTCTACCTGCTGCTCACGATCGCGCCGTTCGCCCTGATCGCGCCGCTGATCGGGCCGCTCCTGGACAAGTTGCAGCACGGCCGCCGCATCGCGATGGCCGGCACCTTCGTCGCCCGGGCCGTCCTCGCGGTCCTCATCATCACGAACTACGAGTGGAACACGGCCACCCAGCAGCTCGAATACGACCCGTGGATCCTGTACCCGTGTGCCCTCGGCCTGCTGGTGATGTCCAAGTCGTTCGGGGTGCTCAAATCCGCCGTCACCCCGCGCGTGGTCCCGCCCAGCATCGACCTGGTGCGCGTCAACTCCCGCCTCACCACCTTCGCCCTGATCGGCGGGACGATGGTCGGCGGCGCCCTCGCCGCCGCCTTCGAGATGCTGCTGGGCACCTGGCTGCCGATGCACTGGCCGGGCGGGATGATCCTGCTCATCGTCATCGCCTGCGCCGGCGCCTACTTCTGCATGAAGATCCCGTCGTGGGTCGAGGTCACCGCGGGCGAGATCCCGACCACGCTCACCTATCGCGAGCAGCCCAAGCCCGAGATCAGCGCGCGGGAACGGGCGCGGCGCGCGGGTGCGCTCATCTCCAAGACGATCCGTCAGCCCCTCGGGCGCAACGTCGTCACCGGGCTGTGGGGCAATGCGACGATCCGCATCCTCACGGGCTTCCTCACCCTGTTCGTCGCGTTCTACGCCCGCAACCAGCACGATCTCGACGGGTGGAAGCAGATGGCCATGCTCGGCGCCGTCGGTGCGGCCGCGGGCGTCGGCAACGTCGTCGGAAACGGTGCGGGCACCCGGTTGCGGCTGACCAATCCGCCGCAGATCACCGTGTGGGTGGTCGCGGCCTGCCTGGTCTCCTCGGTGGTGACGGTGATCCTGCCGTCGCTCATCACCGCCACGATCACCGCCTTCATCGCCTCGGGCGGATCGGCGATCGGCAAGGTCTGCGTCGACTCCTCCATCCAGTCCGATCTGCCCGAGGCCTCGCGCGCCTCGGCGTTCGGCCGCTCGGAGACGGTGCTGCAGCTCGGGTGGGTGTTCGGCGCGACCCTCGGTGTGCTGATCGCCAAGACGACGATGCAGATCGGCTTCGGCGCCGTATCCGCCCTGCTGGCCCTCGGCCTCGCACAGACCTTCCTGACCAGCCGCGGGCGCACCCTGATCCCCGGATTCGGCGGCGGCCACCGTCCCGAGGTGGCACCGCCGACGATGGCGACCGAGGTCATGCACCGCGACCCCGCGCCGCGGAGTCGCCCGCACACCCCGCCGGAACGTCACCCGCAGCCGCCCGGGCCCACGAACGCGCCCACCCGCCGGTTCGGACCAGGAGCCCCGTGA
- a CDS encoding flavin reductase family protein, whose protein sequence is MEPADSADALRRAFSCFPTGVVAVCAHRDGTEFVGMAASSFSTVSLTPPLVSVCVQNSSRTWPLLRDRSTVGVSVFAHDQAQLCRQLAGPAAQRFADVELLASDDGALFVDGAAAHLACELHAEYPAGDHTVVLLRIRSLAANPEVDPLVFHASTFRAFEAPPIATTHTR, encoded by the coding sequence ATGGAGCCGGCCGATTCCGCCGACGCGCTGCGTCGGGCGTTCAGCTGTTTCCCGACCGGCGTCGTCGCCGTCTGCGCGCATCGCGACGGCACCGAGTTCGTCGGGATGGCGGCCAGCTCCTTCTCGACGGTGTCGCTCACTCCCCCGTTGGTGTCGGTGTGCGTGCAGAACTCGTCGCGCACCTGGCCGCTCCTGCGGGACCGTTCCACGGTCGGGGTGAGCGTCTTCGCCCACGACCAGGCACAGTTGTGCCGACAGCTCGCCGGTCCCGCCGCGCAGCGCTTCGCCGACGTCGAACTGCTGGCCTCCGACGACGGTGCCCTCTTCGTCGACGGCGCCGCGGCACACCTGGCGTGCGAGCTGCACGCGGAGTATCCGGCGGGCGACCACACGGTGGTACTGCTGCGCATCCGCTCGCTGGCCGCCAATCCCGAGGTGGACCCGCTGGTGTTCCACGCCAGTACCTTCCGGGCGTTCGAGGCGCCGCCGATAGCCACCACTCACACCAGGTGA
- a CDS encoding triacylglycerol lipase produces the protein MGFFRRLAVLAAAAATVAVAAPTGATQAAPGERLPIIYLASAIENETLTQAFTAPMRARGYEVYTFQTNDPKDPRNNPFVRIKGNSAKLGRWADDLSKRTGHKKFDLVTISQTGIVGRYWLKDFGGARLVRKAVILSGMILGSPYQAQWLRQGKCPPRDRLQYLPPQYRGMNPTPACREQAMGGTDIAALNSPAQALPGVTYYNVTTLREEEAAPFWINLMTGPGRYRNIVTQDLCPNDPIVHMTLNVAPSMQSLIDSLLRTGHPAMACMAPAAPAMKVRPLRTPPGITLPAGSVMPPQFARYYR, from the coding sequence ATGGGATTTTTCCGACGCCTAGCCGTCCTCGCCGCGGCGGCGGCCACCGTGGCCGTGGCGGCACCGACCGGAGCGACGCAGGCCGCGCCCGGCGAGCGACTGCCGATCATCTACCTGGCCAGCGCGATCGAGAACGAGACGCTGACCCAGGCGTTCACCGCGCCGATGCGGGCGCGCGGCTACGAGGTCTACACCTTCCAGACCAACGATCCGAAGGATCCGCGCAACAACCCCTTCGTGCGGATCAAGGGCAACTCGGCAAAGCTCGGGCGCTGGGCCGACGACCTGTCCAAGCGCACCGGCCACAAGAAATTCGACCTGGTCACCATTTCGCAGACCGGGATCGTCGGGCGCTACTGGTTGAAGGATTTCGGCGGGGCGCGCCTCGTCCGCAAGGCGGTGATCCTCTCCGGGATGATCCTCGGCTCGCCGTATCAGGCCCAGTGGCTGCGCCAGGGCAAGTGCCCGCCGCGTGACCGCCTCCAATACCTGCCGCCGCAGTACCGCGGGATGAACCCGACGCCGGCATGCCGAGAGCAGGCGATGGGCGGCACGGACATCGCCGCGCTCAACTCGCCAGCGCAGGCGCTGCCCGGCGTCACCTACTACAACGTGACGACGCTGCGCGAAGAGGAGGCGGCCCCGTTCTGGATCAACCTGATGACCGGTCCGGGCCGCTACCGCAACATCGTCACCCAGGATCTGTGCCCGAACGATCCGATCGTGCACATGACGCTCAACGTCGCGCCGTCGATGCAGTCGCTGATCGACTCGCTGCTGCGCACCGGGCACCCGGCGATGGCGTGCATGGCTCCCGCGGCGCCCGCGATGAAGGTGCGCCCCCTGCGGACTCCGCCGGGGATCACGCTCCCGGCCGGCTCGGTGATGCCGCCGCAGTTCGCGCGCTACTACCGGTAG
- a CDS encoding GNAT family N-acetyltransferase, with amino-acid sequence MASRPDLQFRPAVDDDWPEIFAADARAFGITAPIDETHRAIERAMIDNADTMIARDPALPGAPLVGQAMYYRLRMSVPGGARVDFPGLTWVSVAPTHRRRGILRELLTRLRAEWVAQGFGMAALWASEATIYERFGFGPAIFAEDVRIDERQTLRVAPPERAGVRFASAAEFAAAAPGIYGRWADVHPGVMLRDDRWWAYLLDDRPVLRPFTTGERQYLLHADGYATYRLDAAHPDADDLPDARIEEVVAVTDEAHTELWRVLSSLDLVAATTATLSVGDPLPVKLADLRGVKTTSRYDTLWVAILDVDKALTARRYAADLDATLIVDDPVGDAGDRYRLRIVDGTASVQRGGEGTDGEIRCGITVVGSLYFGSVDARALASAGRLDASSPELLTAFANIWRTDTHPATGTDF; translated from the coding sequence ATGGCTTCACGTCCCGATCTGCAGTTCCGTCCCGCCGTCGACGACGACTGGCCGGAGATCTTCGCCGCCGACGCACGGGCCTTCGGCATCACCGCACCGATCGACGAGACGCACCGCGCCATCGAGCGGGCGATGATCGACAACGCGGACACGATGATCGCCCGCGACCCCGCCCTGCCCGGCGCGCCCCTGGTCGGCCAGGCCATGTATTACCGCCTGCGGATGTCGGTGCCCGGCGGCGCCCGGGTGGACTTCCCCGGGTTGACCTGGGTGTCGGTCGCACCGACCCACCGTCGGCGCGGGATCCTGCGCGAACTCCTCACCCGCCTGCGCGCGGAATGGGTGGCGCAGGGATTCGGCATGGCCGCGCTGTGGGCCTCGGAGGCCACGATCTACGAGCGGTTCGGGTTCGGCCCGGCGATCTTCGCCGAGGACGTGCGGATCGACGAGCGGCAGACGCTGCGCGTCGCGCCACCCGAGCGTGCCGGTGTGCGGTTCGCCTCCGCCGCGGAGTTCGCCGCCGCGGCCCCGGGCATCTACGGCCGCTGGGCCGACGTCCATCCCGGCGTCATGCTGCGCGACGACCGCTGGTGGGCCTACCTCCTCGATGACCGGCCCGTGCTGCGGCCCTTCACCACCGGCGAGCGGCAGTACCTGCTGCACGCCGACGGCTACGCGACCTACCGGCTCGACGCGGCCCACCCCGATGCCGACGACCTGCCCGACGCGCGGATCGAGGAGGTTGTCGCCGTCACCGACGAGGCGCACACCGAGCTGTGGCGCGTCCTCTCCTCCCTCGACCTGGTCGCCGCGACCACGGCGACCCTCTCGGTCGGCGATCCCCTGCCGGTCAAGCTCGCCGATCTGCGCGGGGTGAAGACGACCTCGCGCTACGACACCCTCTGGGTGGCGATCCTCGACGTCGACAAGGCGCTCACCGCCCGCCGGTACGCCGCCGACCTCGATGCGACGCTGATCGTCGACGACCCGGTGGGCGACGCCGGGGACCGGTACCGGCTGCGGATCGTCGACGGCACGGCGTCGGTACAACGCGGCGGGGAGGGCACGGACGGCGAGATCCGTTGCGGCATCACCGTAGTGGGATCGCTCTACTTCGGCTCGGTGGACGCCCGTGCGCTCGCGAGCGCCGGCCGGCTCGACGCGTCGTCACCCGAGCTGTTGACCGCCTTCGCGAATATCTGGCGCACCGATACCCACCCGGCCACCGGCACCGACTTCTAG
- a CDS encoding DUF2530 domain-containing protein: MSDAAQTPVPELPKILREPGPVIVVGMAAWLVATIVALVTGVGGLTLQVCLWGLGVGVLGTLIVGVQLAAVRRGSKTAQQGLE, translated from the coding sequence ATGTCCGACGCCGCCCAGACCCCCGTTCCCGAGTTGCCCAAGATTCTGCGCGAACCGGGCCCGGTCATTGTGGTCGGCATGGCCGCCTGGCTGGTCGCGACGATCGTCGCGCTCGTGACCGGCGTCGGCGGCCTGACGCTGCAGGTATGCCTCTGGGGACTGGGCGTCGGCGTGCTGGGCACGCTCATCGTCGGCGTGCAGCTCGCCGCGGTGCGCCGCGGCTCCAAGACCGCCCAGCAGGGGCTGGAGTAG